In a single window of the Biomphalaria glabrata chromosome 13, xgBioGlab47.1, whole genome shotgun sequence genome:
- the LOC129922589 gene encoding uncharacterized protein LOC129922589 codes for MQRNTSRDCPGIAYSEPTPCWFHSWGLDYEGVLRRGNDLQQRSQQILRCRLPSTSTLFEVHNEELKNIPIPNIARVTLDVQDATHHSGVWPTQKESQTIGWFADPLRLPPCCKRTWPKSYSFV; via the exons ATGCAGAGAAATACAAGCAGGGACTGTCCAGGGATTGCCTACTCGGAGCCAACTCCGTGCTGGTTTCACAG CTGGGGACTGGACTATGAGGGTGTCCTGAGACGAGGGAATGACTTGCAGCAAAGGAGTCAACAAATTCTCAGATGTCGACTGCCATCCACCTCGACATTATTCGAAGTTCATAAtgag GAGTTAAAGAACATTCCTATACCAAACATTGCTCGAGTCACTCTCGACGTCCAAGATGCTACACATCATTCTGGAGTTTGGCCAACTCAAAAAGAAAGTCAAACGATTGGCTGGTTCGCAGACCCGCTTCGGTTACCTCCCTGCTGTAAGAGGACCTGGCCTAAGAGTTATAGTTTTGTTTGA
- the LOC106059621 gene encoding hyaluronoglucuronidase-like has product MLVFDRCFIRAWLWLVLALSAMPPVNTLTSDYQIKVRTYESNFTIPKTFIAHTFTFEALKWNKFRTQSEQLHRMAAALSPSTVRLYFSPVETAKPHSKAKIFKHDGKKRNKFRSLENWNLAFNQFEPVYTFFKAVGWDVMVDFTNFKRKSGLWNTIEAKKFLDQASASNLSIRYFQIGSETNAYPKRFNITASVLLKDLKLLKILLAGYPLYDNAKLVGPDVTCPSQSLHYLKRFLTPDANVLLSALSFHCNSVHGNSIRVKDFLNITVLDRMEREMNQMRWSMASLNTELPLWLTETATFDDCDDSYDSLGFITTLLWLDKLGLAAHHAIDRVYRHTFWGGDCGLLDERTYDLTPEYYVTYLYKSLIEGPAFEVERVSPHVRMYAACARKNEYPDGALVVYALNIKYTSLTLKFDQFNGSSIDAYIFTSANPKNLFSRKMKLNDGPIVLKSDYVPDLQPVKTSGNVSLEPYSFAFFVIAEANVTMCKMYDEKQGTLKLMKLEDILNEARTQRLWTREYLTVSCLALVCLMGRGIVLP; this is encoded by the exons ATGCTCGTCTTTGATCGCTGCTTTATTCGAGCATGGCTTTGGCTGGTCTTAGCTCTGTCTGCAATGCCTCCTGTGAATACTTTAACGTCTGACTATCAAATCAAAGTGCGCACTTATGAAAGTAATTTCACCATACCAAAGACATTTATCGCTCATACTTTTACGTTTGAAGCCTTGAAGTGGAACAAGTTTCGAACTCa ATCTGAACAATTGCACCGCATGGCCGCTGCTTTGTCGCCTTCAACAGTGCGACTTTATTTTTCCCCAGTGGAGACGGCTAAACCTCATTCTAAAGCAAAGATTTTTAAACACGATGGGAAAAAAAGGAACAAGTTCAGGTCTTTGGAAAACTGGAACCTTGCTT TTAATCAGTTTGAACCAGTGTACACGTTTTTCAAGGCCGTCGGCTGGGATGTTATGGTGGACTTTACGAACTTCAAAAGGAAAAGCGGACTTTGGAATACCATAGAGGCCAAAAAGTTTCTAGATCAGGCTTCTGCCAGTAATTTAAGCATTCGCTATTTTCAGATTGGAAGCG AGACAAATGCGTATCCTAAACGCTTTAACATCACTGCCAGCGTTCTACTGAAAGATttaaagttattgaaaatcctCTTGGCGGGCTATCCCTTGTATGACAATGCCAAGCTGGTTGGTCCAGACGTAACATGCCCAAGCCAATCACTTCATTACTTGAAAAG ATTTCTAACTCCTGATGCGAACGTACTCTTGAGTGCTTTATCCTTTCACTG CAATAGTGTACATGGCAACAGCATAAGAGTAAAAGACTTCCTGAACATCACCGTCTTGGACAGAATGGAAAGAGAAATGAACCAAATGCGGTGGAGCATGGCCTCACTGAACACTGAACTGCCTCTGTGGTTGACAGAGACGGCAACCTTCGATGATTGCGACGACAGCTACGATTCGCTTGGATTTATAACTACGTTACT ATGGCTGGATAAACTCGGACTAGCTGCCCACCACGCTATTGACCGTGTTTATAGACATACATTTTGGGGCGGGGACTGCGGATTATTGGACGAAAGAACTTACGACCTAACTCCA GAGTACTATGTCACATACCTATACAAAAGCCTGATCGAAGGGCCGGCGTTTGAGGTGGAAAGAGTGAGTCCGCACGTCCGCATGTACGCTGCCTGCGCGAGAAAAAATGA ATATCCAGATGGTGCCTTGGTTGTCTATGCGCTAAACATCAAATACACTAGCCTGACACTAAAGTTTGACCAGTTCAATGGATCCTCGATTGACGCCTACATCTTTACATCGGCTAACCCAAAGAATTTGTTTTCCAG aaaaatgaaactgAATGATGGTCCCATTGTACTAAAGAGCGACTACGTCCCTGACCTGCAGCCTGTCAAGACGTCTGGCAATGTCTCCTTGGAGCCTTACAGTTTCGCATTCTTCGTGATCGCCGAGGCCAACGTGACAATGTGCAAGATGTACGATGAGAAACAAGGGACCCTAAAACTGATGAAACTGGAGGATATTCTGAATGAGGCGAGGACACAGCGCTTGTGGACGAGAGAATATTTGACTGTGTCATGCCTTGCTTTAGTTTGTCTCATGGGCAGAGGCATTGTGTTGCCTTAA